Within Trachemys scripta elegans isolate TJP31775 chromosome 12, CAS_Tse_1.0, whole genome shotgun sequence, the genomic segment cagaggttatgggtctattataggAATGagcgggtgaggttctgtggtctgcaaagtgcaggaggttagaccagatgatcacaatggtcccatctggccttaaagtctatgagtctataagagtcatgagaatgattaaagaattggataacatgccttatagtgatagactctagactcaatctgtttagctcaacagagagaaggctaaggggtggcTTGATCACACTCTGTACGTACCTGCATGAGGAACAAAactttgataatgggctcttcagtctagcagacaaaggtataacaagagctAATGGCTGGACATTGacgttagacaaattcagactaaataaagcaccatttttttttaacagtggaacaccttaccaagggctgtggtggagtccccatcactggcaattttaaaatccagattcgatgtttttctaaaaaatatgctctcgttcaaacagaaattaattcagaCCCACGGCCTGTCTTATCCAGGAGATCATGCTTgttaatcacaatggtcctttctggccttataaAGCTGCTAATGAGTAAATAAATCCGCCCCCGACACAGAAATGCACACTTAGTGTCAACCGAACACTGCCATCCAGTGACTGCACGTATAttatatactcctgggggaattctgccccaCTGAACGCATACAGAATTCATAtcctctgcagatttctttgctccccacagaaaaatggggAAGCAAACAAATCTGCGGGGGACACACGCTGCTTCCCAGGGAGCCCGGACATCTCTCTTCGAGCACCTGGAGCAACCGGTGGAGATGTAAATCACtgcggggggtgcagggctgggcacGTGTGGGGAAACATCAATCACTGCCAGGCGGACGGGGCTGGGCATGCATGTGACTGAATGAGCGAGAGAGGCTATTGCAACACACCCGGCATGGAGGGATAGAGCTTCAGGTTGTTTGGAGGTAGGCTCAAGGCAGGCTTTATCCcctcaagaaggctaacggcattttgggctgtataagtaggggcattgccagcagatcgagggacgtgatcattcccctctattcggcattggtgagacctcatctggagtactgtgtccagttttgggccccacactacaagaaggatgtggaaaaactggaaagagtccagcaaagggcaaccaaaatgattagggggctggagcacatgacttatgaggagaggctgaaggaactgggattgtttagtctgcagaagagaagaatgaggggggatttggtaactgctttcaactacctgaaagggggttccaaagaagatggatctagactgttctcagtggtaccagatgtcagaacaaggagtaatggtctcaagttgcagtgggggagatttaggctggatattaggaaaaactttttcactaggagggtggtggaatctccttccttagaggtttttaaggtcaggcttgacaaagccctggctgggatgatttagttgggggttggtcctgctttgagcaggggttggactagatgacctcctgagatcccttccaaccctgatattctattttatgattctattctattctaagaAGAGCAGAAAATGTAGCAGCCTTCTTGCTTAGTTGTTACTGTTCCTACTGTTATtgaattgttcccattcttaATCAAGTCTCCCAGCagcataaaacaggtgtaaaaattttaaggctcctttacgttgccagagtggtataaaggcgccttattgtaaatgacaggaagggaatcctcagctaggaagatctatgtggtttcttgcttttttttcctctgcccGAGTGGCACAATGGAGATAGATTACAGTTCAGGATCTATTTtacttaccatttaaaaaaaaaaagactttgagggcaaataaaacatttgtcaagcagtcaataaaatgtcaggacagtCAGAACCGAGCACTTCCCGAAGTAGCCAGGCAGGTCCAGATGAAGTTACCAAAGGGATATTCATTCTTGTGCATGATGTGAATGGCTTTAACATCCTGCACCGAAAACAGCTACACCAGCTTCTCATGCAAAACTGCACGCGAAGGGGGACAAATTATTTTGCGCATCCTGCAATGTTGTTCTCAATCATGACCAACAGTCTGTAATTTGTTGATcattttgccttaaaaaaaaaaaacgcaaacTGAAGGAAGATATGGCTCAAGAGGAAGGCAGAAACATgtacactgaaaaacaaaacacaggcgGAGAAAGAACGTGTGGAGGTGAGTGGAAATATCAGAAAATGTTATAATATAGAAAAATAAGATAAGTAGCTTAGAAGAGCTATAGCGATGGGGTCTCCGCTTGCTTGGAGATCTTGAATAGACAGctctgtttttaaactttttttaagtgATGACTATGGTCAGTTTTCTGTTGATAATAATACACTCTACACTGTCACTTTTGCATTTTCATGTGATGTTCTACAGTCGACTGTAATTTAATAATGCACTTTTGTTATTGAGTGTGAGTCTCCTGAATAGAGGCATAAGCCAAATTACTAAatattacaatatatatataatcatgTGATCATTTACTATActataaatctaaattaaaatctAGACATTCGGAACTaaatgcagggggagggatagctcagtggtttgagcattggcctgctaaacctagggttgtgagttcaatccttgagggggccattttgggatctggggcaaaaatctgtcaggggattggtcctgctttgagcagggggttggactagatgatctcctgagatcccttccaaccctgatattctatgattctataatgtgaataaatgtattAATCTAAGATTAAAAATGTCACATGGATAGTAAACATTGGTGCTCACTCAAGACTTATCTAACTTCTCTACTTTCAGATTTTTACAGCATGAGTGAAGACACTAGCGGGTGCCAACATTCCTATGTCAAAGACTGACCACCCACTTGTGCAAGATTTTCTTGACAACAGGGTCCGGAACGGTGGTGCAATTCCTGATAGGACACAACTGACTGAGGCACTCACCCAAAGTGTAcctcaaagaaaaggaaaacttaaAACTGAAGCTTAAAGACAAGAAAATCGCTGTTATCTTTGATGACTGTACTGTTTGCACCATTAGAACCTGCTTGCCATGGGCATGCTAGCTCTTTTTTGATGGATAAAGTGTTTTTGATGCTGTTAATCAGTCAGCTGTTTCACAGGCTGTAGTCAAAGCAGGAAATGAGTACCAGCTTGATTATGAAAATGTTTTAGTAATTGATACTGACAATGTTAGTTACATGTAAAAGGCATTTGATTCTGTGTTTTTGACACTGTTTCCAAATTCTGTCCATATCATCTGTTTCGCACGTATTGTTAATTTAATTAGTGGATCATTTCGAAAGCCTTTTCAGCTGGTTGATACACATGTAAAGTGCTTCAAAAACATGTTCTATAACTCTGGTAGTAGGAAAGTGCGGTACCTCCGTTTCATTAACCAGAAACTACAAGAGGAGTCTCCAGATGCAAAAGCATCCAGACCTTCTAGCCCGGGTAGAACATGCTGGAACATCTGGTTCCATGATATTCAGTATCACGCTAAGAACTTTCAGTTCTACAAAGAGTTCTTCAGTGAAGAGAGCAACAGCAACTCCTCAGTTTCTGTGCAAACTgttcagaaaatgctgaatgaCCCAACTAAATATGTGTTATTGAAAGTACAGATCGCTTTTGTACAGATCACTTTTCTAGCACAGAAAGGTGAACAAATTCTCAGTTTAAATCTGGCATTTGAGAGCAGGAAGCCTTGCACTGTTAAAGCATTTGACCTTCTGGAAGAAGAGCAGATATATTGCAGTTCACATCTAGAGCTCCCTTCAGAAAGCACCTCAGAGTTTTTCAAATGTAGGGAAAATGTATCTCCTGTTGAAAGACTTGTCTTTCTAGATCTCTTTAAAGAGGCATTCCATGAAGCATCTCAAAAGCTTGACAAATATTAGTCCTTTGGACAACCAGGTCTGAATTTACTGAAGGCTTGTAGGTTATTTGATCCTCATTGTGTTTATATCTTGCCAATACACTGTGTGAGTGTTTTCAAGCAATACCTGGTTTTTCTGAGGTACCTGAACAGGAGCTAAAACTGTACAGGGAAAAGATTGTGCTTGAAGCTATTCAAAGTAAACCTATTTTTGTAGACCTCCAAGTCTTTTGGCTTTCGGTGAAAGAGAAGATTCCAAATATCGCCAAATTGGCCTTGAATTGCATAAATGCTGTCTCAAACCCTGCAGATGGAAAGAGGAAGTTTTTCACTGTACAATTTTATCCTTTGCGCAGGAAGGAAATCACTAAATGAGAAAAACTTGAAGGCTCTTTGTTTTCTGtactataatttaaataaaaatactggaTTGCATTGAAATGCaagacaatgattagcaaaaatGAATGACTTTCAtatgtgaaagtctgagcaatttaaagtgacattctactttatttttattctgcagtttggtgttctgtaatgtaatttcaATGAAAATCCAGGTTATCACTGGAATGTGGGTATTGGTTACCAAGTATCTGCAAtgtaactttcatgtgtttaggaaatgctggaTTGTTgttgtgacttttttctgtattgcagtttaaataaattactaaaataattgaaacaggCATGATTATATtgcgttattttgacaaataaaatatggagaattttgcagaatttttggtgcagaattccccaggagtaaaattATACAAGTTCTTCCAATGTTGTATATACATCCTATTAGTCACTGCCCATTCTGTAAGATCAGCAACTATAGAAATCAAATTTGCTTGGCAAAAATCAATCCCTGGTGTAAATATTGAAGTCAGGGGAGTTACCCTCAGGATGATGGCAAATTAATGCATAAGCATATCAAGAAATGGCAAGGGAGACTGAAGGAGCAAGGTATCAGGATAGCATCTCAGATTGGCAGATGGTTTGGGTGTATATTGGAACTCTGTGTGGGTAGAAGATTGAGTGTTATCTAGGGGGTATGCATCTATGTCATTTGACTAAGGAAGCATGTAGCATCTTTTATGCTCACCCAGTGCCATGGAAATAGCAGCTGATACATAGACCATTCCTTAACCCCTTCACTGCTGCCTGTACACACATGCTCACTGCAGCAGAAGAAGGATGCAATGAAGAAGCCTTGTCTCGCAAATAGGACACCTGTAGAGAAATCAGCCAGGTCACCAGCTTTTGCTTCATGGATATTCATGTTGGAAACCTGAGATTTGGCAACAAAAAATCATAGATTTCACCCTAGGGGAAAAATCATTTCCAGTTGTGACTATTTCACCCAGGCTGCAGTTAGGAACTTGGCCTGGGTGCAACTTTGCTCTCTAGATAGTGAAGTCTCAtttgtttttgaaagaaaaaaaaacactttttccttGGTGAAGTGGCATGGGGTTTATGCTTGTGGATGTTGCCTTTCATGTTGCAAAAGAGAAAGTGAAGAAAGAAAAGGTGGTATTTTTGCAAGTGGAAAAACATGTGTTGCCCTGCCCCAAAATGGTCTAATTGTCTAGGTGCTTACATGGCTTCCCTCAATGTGGTCTGCAAACATCTCCATGGTATCTGAGTACTTCCATGGTAATGACACATTGTAGGAGCACATCCTGGAACATCTGGTTGTCACCGAGTGATGTAGAGCGAATATAACATCCTTTCTCTGGATGTATAATCACATCAATCACCCTGATTGATTGGTCCATCAGCCCTTGCAGAGAGCACTGATCACAACACATCACTCATCTTGTTCTAGCCAGGCCTTCAGCCACCTGCTGGCCCAGCTGTCAGTGGTGGACCTATATCTCCGTTATTTCCCCCAATGGACTTTCTCAGGCTGAAACATTATaaagttgttttgttgttgtttaatctAGCAAGAACAAGAGCCTCTTCCTCACTGGGATGACTGGGAAAGACCCAGAGAAGAATTCAGTCTGGTCAAGAAGCTGGGAGCTGGATACTTTGGAGAAGTCTATGAAGGATATTGGAAAAACAAGGTCAAAGTTGCAATTAAAACAATCCCCAAAGGTGAGAACTTTTATTCTGGAGGAATGTTTGTGCTCTTTATCTAGAGAGTGTAGCGGGGGCTTGTCGTCTTTTTGCTACTTCAGCTTCCCCCACTGTCTTGCTACTCTCAACCACTGGCCAAACCGAAACTCTGCCCTTTTCAGGATAACGAGAGTCCATTGACAACAAACAACTGTTCCAACCCAAGTTGAAGCCTTTACCCCCGAGTCCAGTGCTTCTCACACAGGCCGCTCCCGAACAAAGAACTTACCCCTCCCACAGTTCCGGACTCCTGCCTGCTTCtttgcccttttccctggatCTTTCTCagactgcttcccacagccccttcTAACCTCCTTCCCTGATTTCCTCTCAGCAAAGACCCCAGTCCCTGTGGCAGCAGGCCTCTCCTACCTGTCAACAGAAGATTATTATAGGCAGGAGATGGAAATAGAGTTAATTTATATTCCTGCTCCATTTCCCAGGATTCTTTTCTCTGGCCTATGATTGCAAGAGTGCCActgggaactacaactcccagaatgccTTGCTGCATGGGTAGGGTGGTGTCACTGTAGACCTGCCTTCCACTCTGTGGTAGAGGGTCATCAGTCGTTgttgtgggtgggtttttttgttttgttttttaaagggtcgtgaagaaatgcaaagtatttgtaACCACAGTGGTTATGGTGCAaacttaccccccacccctgaggcTTGCCTTTATCCTTGACTTATATAATAACAAAGCCCTGGGGCAGGCCTGTACCTACAACATGAACGGTAGCCCCAACTCCGAGCAGACTGTTCCTAGGGTTTCTCTCTGAAAGACCTTCCTCCTGCTTTCTCTGGCTCCAGAAAGGCTACCCTAGGTTAAAACCCAGCCAGTTCTATGGATTTAagtgtgttagtctgcatcttAATGAGTATTGAGAGACCTTCTCGCTTGTGTGAAGCTAATTTAGCCAACATGATTGAAAAACACTTCCTTTGTGCCCATCAGGACATGGCTTTGTAGtcctaaaatggagataataagaTCCACTTGGTCCAGCTGCCAAAATGAGTCACTAAAGTCCCCTGACTCCATGCAGGGTCCTAAAGCTGATACCCAGTATGGCAAAATAGCCAATGTTGGTATGGTGGGTCCCACGCTTTTCTTGGTGAGGGGTGCTAGGACACCGTCCCTTGCCCcgctagtggcccaggaaggtggtagaggagAGAAGCGGGGAAGGAGTCTGGGTTTGCGCCTcaccctgagccccagcccctctaaACCCCAGCaggtttcttaccctcttcccccttgggtagGGTTACCCTCAGTCCTTGACACTGGGGAAGGGAGTCTCCCTTCCCTCCAAACtctagtcctctctccttcctcccaccaccctgtctgcctgaagcagggttttttattaggttcctgacagggccttaattgaaggtgctccaattaacctgtagtaaCCTTCCCTACTCTACAGGGAACCGCGCCTTAGTAGGCCTAGGGCTTATACCCGCCCACTTCCCAGCACCCAATAAGAtcactctcccactgctccctggccctgctgtgtCTCACCCATCACAGTATTGGTATGCTGAGAGGTACGGGTGACTGAATGGGTCACAAACCTCTTTGAGATGGGGTGTGACTACACCCTTCAATTAACACAACTCTCAGGATAAGTTAAGCACAAGTGCCTCCCCTAAGACGACGGGTTGTGAACCCACCCAGAAGTTTTACTGGGTGGGCAGAGCAGAGGAGCTTTTGGCTGAGGTGAGTACAATGTGACCCTGGAAAAGCTAGAGAGTCTGGTGTTGGCTAAAAAGGCTTGGGGCCATAAGCTAAGACACTGCTTCTTTTGTTCTCGACGACTCCTGCATTCAGAGAAGCAGGCCTTTGGACTATTTCCTTGTAGGTTgtggtaggcaacctttcagaagtggtgtgctgagtcttcatttattcactctaatgtaaggtttcgcgtgccagtgatacattttaatgtttttagaaggtctctttctataagtctataatatagaactaaactattgttgattgtaaagtaaataaggtttttaaaatgtttaagaagcttcatttaaaatgaaattaaaatgcagagccccccggaccagtggccaagacccgggcagtgtgagtgccactgaaaatcagcatgcgtgccataggtcgCTTACTCCTGTtgtaaacaagattgcatcaaagaaaatgccagactccatcaatttctgcttccaactggaacatcctcCTGGCCCCGAAATTTGACTAGCTGCTTAGGTCGAAAAGGGGCAACAGTATTAATATTGTCATCTCAAGAGTAACACCAGAGACTAGCTCTGTGAAATGCCCCATTTTAGGATTCTGCATCTCTTATCTACGAAGGGGTGTTAGTGGGACAATTTCTTTGTCCAGATATTCTTAGTTGCTTTATGATGGACATGAATGCCCGTGTCTCCATCTCTCTTAGGTTTCTGCCAATAGCCTCTTGGACTTGGAAGAGGTAATTCAATGTAAAGATCTCTATTAAAGCACCTCATTCCTTTCCATTCTCTTTTCTTACATGGCTCCTTTGCAGCTGACCTGACGTACCAGGCCACTTTCAAGAACGAAACCGAGGTCATGAAGAATCTGAGGCACAAGCACATCCTCTCCCTCTATGCCATCTCTTCTGTTGGAGATCCTGTCTACATCATCACAGAGCTCatgctcaaaggaaacctgctaGATTTTCTCCGAGGTAAGGCAGATTAGTGGTGCTCCCTGGTGACTTCAAACCATGGTGAGTGGAGAAAGAGGTTTGATCTTCAAGctgccccctcccttcttccTTAACTTACAGCGATGATACAAGCTTAGGTTAAAAACAGGGCACTGGAGGATGTATCATAAAAACTAGAGGATGATCTCCAGGAAGGAGCTGTCTCTGGAACAAGTATGACTGATCTAGTAGTAGGTGAAGCCAGTGGCAGCTGTGGTAGTTCAGGCAGTAGCTGTCTCATGTAGGGCACCCCAACAATTGAGGCCTCCAAAATAATTggtggacatttttgaaaatggtggTCTAGTCTCTTAGGAACCACGGGTACTTCACAGTTCTGGGATTAAGCAGGTGGAAAGTGACCCAGGGTTCACTTTTTGAAACCACCTAAGTGTCTTAAGAAGCTAAGTCTCTCATTGGACTCCTAAggtgcagattttcaaaggtattttaggTCCCTACACTCTTGggagttaagcatctaaatacctttgaggctcagggcctaagtcactttagaaaaaagaaatttagggtcctaagtgacttagttgcttttgaaaattttagcccaagACGATTGTGGTGGGTAGATACTAAACCCATGTCAGTAGTTACCTTATACTTTTCAATGGCGGAGATAATTTAATTGCGGGGAAAAGTCAGAGGCACAATTTCATCCTTGCTGTCCATCCATCATTGGTTTTAACAACAGCAGGGATGGAATTCACTAAGTTCAGTGATGTCATGCAAGGAAATGCAATACAGAGATCTATTGTGTTGCGGGTATGCTCTTACCCTTGTTTGATTTCTACACAGGCTTCCATGACCAGCTAAGATCTTGCTTTGCCTTTTCACCACAGTGTGCCTTCCACCACCCAGAGCTATTTTCCTGTCTTTGATCCACATGGCCGTTAGAGCTAGATAATAATAGAAGGATCTTTTGTTCACTTTTTATCAGCGTCAGAAGGGGAGCATCTGGAAATGACCGACCTGGTTGACATGGCATCCCAAGTGGCTGATGGGATGTGCTACTTAGAGTCTCAGAATTTTATTCACCGAGATTTAGCTGCGAGAAATATTCTTGTTGGAGAAAACAACATCTGCAAAGTGGGTGACTTTGGCCTGGCCAGGCTTATCAAGGTATTGTAAATCAATTCAGGGCTGACAGTGGTTGGTTTGGAAGGGGGAAGTAAGGAAATGTGATTGCTGAACCCTGATGAATCCCTCAATGAGCTTATGATAACATAAGCCCACTGATGGTTAATAACCATGAGCCATAATCTGCTTAGAGTTACCCCCATGCAACCATGGATTTCCTCCACGGTGCTCTGAATACATTCCCCTCTGAGTAATGTTAAAATGTGGCTAACTTTGGACACACAAATTAATGGAGCAACAGGCGCGTTTGCAAAGGAATtgtctcagggcctgattctgcaacccaTTCTCATGCAGGATAGagtttactcatgtgagtaattccattCAACTCAGCGGGCAACAAGAGGTGAGGAAGGATTGTAGAATAAGGTGGATTGGAATGGATCCAATGATCAGTAGATGGGAGAAGCTTTCCACAGCAGGTGCTTCTCAACCCCGAAACAACATCAACGCCGAATACACTAATGATCTCTTACGGCCAAATCCCTCCTAGTTTTCTGTGGTTGCAGAAGGCCTGGGAGCTGCGGAACCAGTGTGGTTGCATTGGCCaagagttggggggcaggataTAGAGCCAATATGGGATGTGAAGCCGTCCATCGAGGCTCCCTGCCCAGTAGCATGTAGGGAGAAGGCCAGGGATGGGATCTCTGTGGGGATTGCGGGAGCATGGGAGAGTCATGGAATATTGTGCTGGGCTGATGTGGACTGCACGGAGGAGCTAGCTCCACAGCTAGTGTGGGAGGGTGATTCCTCTCTTTCTGCTTTGCCCAGTTTTTCAGACTGGTCTCATGCCTGGTCGTTGGAGAGCAATTACCCAGTCTCACCTGCTGTAAAATCCCAGTTTTGTTTCCTTCAGTCCAAACCGAATGGCACCAATTTTTGACATCTGGAGGGAGCAGAGCGCTGCTTCCAGGAACTGTATCTACCTCTCCTTTTAATCACAGATCCTTTGTGTTTGCAGGATGATGTGTACTTGTCTTACTCCCACAATATCCCCTATAAATGGACAGCCCCTGAGGCCATTTCCCACGGACGCTATTCCATCAAGTCCGATGTTTGGTCTTTTGGGATCCTTCTGTATGAAATTATCACCTATGGGCAGATTCCATACCCAGGTATTGTGCCTGAATGGCGAGGAGTTGCACACAGCATAAGTTTAATTTCACGAGGAATCATGGAAAGCACCTGCTTTGTGTTTGGTTTGGAGCCCAAGGTAGAGGCATTGGCAAGAAGCCGTGatgactagagctgtgcaaataatggatttttcaggtCACTGGCTAttctgaaaaaggaaagaaaattgttttgattttgagcattttggaaaagtttttaattttttttaaaatgagataaaggaaattttgaaacaaaaagtcacttcAAATGGGAAGATGAATACATTTCATTTGggattttctaaatgaaacattttggttcttttggcattttttaaaagttgtttttggAACAGAAACTATTTGATGAAACTGACATGTTTCGATGTTACCAAATCTGCATTCTTcattgaaaataaatgtcaaaaattttcacccagctcttgTGCTGACAAGATGCACACGTTACAGGCATCAAAGCTTGGGAAAACACTCTTCTTCTGATTGTATCACAGTATAAAGCAAGATTAAAAGACTCCTTTCTGCCCTCAGTTAACCAGCAtctttcccactgacttccacgAGTGTAACTCAGGGCAGAATTGAGCATGGCAATTTATATTCCAGCCACTTTCCCAAGTGCATACAAGAATGCTTCAAGAAGGAATAATGGCACTTACCCCCAAAGATACTGGATTCCAGTTGTTATTCTGGCTGTACTTGGGTTATGCAGTTATGCTTCTAATATACtttttcttccttatttgtaGGTATGAGTAACAGCGAGGTTTGCAAAAAAGTCCAAACAGGTTTCCAAATGTCCCGCCCGCCAAAGTGCCCACCCATGCTCTATGAAATCATGCGCAAGTGCTGGCACCTCAGTCCAGATCAGAGGCCTGACTTCCAGTACCTCAAAGGGAAACTCTACAGTTTCACGCTCTATGAGAACCCAGGCCGATAGCTGCACCAGGAGCCTTCTCTTTCTGTTTCCTTTCATCTCTTTTGAAGCCTGACATTTCTGTTATAAAGACCTCGGGGATATGAAACCAATAGCTCTCTGGCCTCTGAAACAAGTACACAATGTAGCCTTGGATATCTGCAGGCTTTTCCTAGGTCATTTTCTGATATACTAAGGATACATGCTTAAAGAACCGCTGTTTCCAGAGAAGATTAATCTATTTCAGGAGCAAGGACTCATGTCACTTATCAATCATTTCACACACAAATCTGAAGCAACACAAGCAAAACCATTTGGGGTTGATTCTCTCACTATAAAAGACAATATATTCCTTCTGTCCACCTTGCAAATTCATTTCAAGACTTCCTGCTGACCAGACCATTGTATAGTTACGCCTGCTCCACAGACGCGATGGTGTTCTGTAAGACTTAATTTTTGCAGTAATGTTAGAATGTGTAAATGATTAGCAAAATCTATGACAATAATCTACATGTCCCGGGGGAACTTTTATTGGACTCCACGGTGAGGAATAACAGAATGATCAGCTGTGCAAGACTCCAGGGTCTTGGAAAAGGAGCAATGGCAATCTATTGGGAAAGGTGGGTGGATCAGTAGAAAGAGAGAACACCTGATTCCATTCAAAATGTGCTGTAGGGAGCCCGTGCCTTGAACTGCAAGTGTGGATGCTGTTGCTTTGCTTCAATACAAATTGTTATACACTGACTGCTGCGCTAGGTGGGGTCACTGGATGCTCCCCCTGTTCAAAAAGTGCATCATCGTGGTCATTAATGTATAATTCTGCACCACACAGTGGGTGCAATCCAGGATATGTTTTTAGAATGATGAGGGTTGGCCCCAAATCCATTATGTTCCCTTTcaatccatctttttttttttattatttgctccaCTCCCCATTATACAACATAACTGTCCCTGTATTTTAACTATCTCAAATCACCAtctgggcgggaggggggaacGCCATAGTCCTAGCCCAAAGTCTAGGTCAATGCTTGCCCGAAAAGCTGCCAAGCATCAACCTCAGACTGTGTTGAACCCGCAGAAGAAAAATTCTGCCTCCAGAAATCTTCCCCCAGGAGTGCCCAGCCCTGCTTT encodes:
- the PTK6 gene encoding protein-tyrosine kinase 6, which encodes MNSRLGASPLYTSLWDFEARTLTEISFRAGDLFQVIRQEGEWWWAKKVDGSNRILAEGYVPYNYLAEQETMEAESWFFGQISRSETLQRLLSEKNKAGAFLIRISEKKDTDYVLSVRDDSIVRHYKIWRNSQGNLYMNAALSFPDLLSLVEHYKAKNLSHGLRLTIPCWKQEQEPLPHWDDWERPREEFSLVKKLGAGYFGEVYEGYWKNKVKVAIKTIPKADLTYQATFKNETEVMKNLRHKHILSLYAISSVGDPVYIITELMLKGNLLDFLRASEGEHLEMTDLVDMASQVADGMCYLESQNFIHRDLAARNILVGENNICKVGDFGLARLIKDDVYLSYSHNIPYKWTAPEAISHGRYSIKSDVWSFGILLYEIITYGQIPYPGMSNSEVCKKVQTGFQMSRPPKCPPMLYEIMRKCWHLSPDQRPDFQYLKGKLYSFTLYENPGR